Proteins from one Flammeovirgaceae bacterium genomic window:
- a CDS encoding homocysteine S-methyltransferase family protein, with protein sequence MVLDGAMGTMVQRHGLDEEDFRGTRFKNHKYPLKGNNDLLSLTMPGIIEDIHRQYFEAGADIVETNTFSGTSIAQADYHLEEMVYELNVESARIAKNVAEGITRQNPDKPRFVAGALGPTNKTASLSPDVNNPGYRAISFDQLREAYKEQARGLMDGGVDLLLVETIFDTLNAKAALFAIQELFEEKGEEIPIMVSGTITDASGRTLSGQTTEAFLISVSHVPLLSIGLNCALGASQLRPYLQVLNEKAPFFVSAYPNAGLPNAFGGYDQGPEEMGKQIEGFLKEGLVNIIGGCCGTTPDHIKVIAGLATRYAPRLLADASLADGQ encoded by the coding sequence ATGGTACTGGACGGTGCCATGGGCACGATGGTCCAGCGGCATGGACTGGATGAGGAGGATTTTCGTGGCACAAGGTTCAAAAACCACAAGTACCCCCTTAAGGGAAACAATGACCTGCTTTCCCTCACCATGCCCGGGATTATTGAGGACATTCACAGGCAGTACTTTGAGGCCGGTGCCGATATTGTGGAGACCAATACTTTCAGCGGCACCTCCATAGCCCAGGCCGACTACCACCTAGAAGAAATGGTTTACGAACTGAACGTGGAGTCGGCCAGGATCGCCAAAAATGTGGCCGAAGGGATCACCCGTCAAAACCCCGATAAGCCCAGGTTTGTGGCAGGGGCACTGGGCCCCACCAATAAGACTGCCTCCCTGTCGCCCGATGTGAACAACCCCGGCTACAGGGCCATCTCCTTTGACCAACTCAGGGAAGCGTACAAAGAACAGGCCCGTGGACTGATGGACGGGGGCGTTGACCTGCTGCTGGTGGAGACCATTTTCGACACCCTAAATGCCAAGGCGGCCCTGTTTGCCATCCAGGAACTTTTTGAAGAAAAGGGTGAGGAAATCCCTATCATGGTGTCCGGCACCATCACCGATGCAAGCGGGAGGACACTATCGGGCCAAACGACTGAGGCATTTCTCATTTCGGTGTCGCACGTGCCCTTGCTAAGCATCGGGCTAAATTGTGCATTGGGGGCTTCGCAATTAAGGCCCTACCTGCAGGTGTTGAACGAGAAGGCACCATTTTTTGTGAGCGCCTACCCCAATGCGGGCCTGCCCAATGCCTTTGGTGGGTACGACCAGGGCCCGGAAGAAATGGGAAAACAGATTGAAGGTTTCCTAAAAGAAGGCTTGGTCAACATAATAGGAGGTTGCTGCGGGACCACACCGGACCACATCAAAGTAATAGCCGGCCTGGCCACCCGCTATGCCCCGCGGTTGTTGGCCGATGCCAGTTTGGCCGATGGTCAATAA